A genomic region of Clostridiaceae bacterium contains the following coding sequences:
- a CDS encoding M20 family metallopeptidase, producing MNDLHEKLINAIEERKDELFNILSKLIQTNSENFGSYGNELECAQYILKLFQDMGVQADLYSPDSVEGMTSHPDYLPGRSLHNRPNVTAWIPGNYLAAGQSKEPKRKLMLAAHSDTMPVGDESKWSVPPLGGIIRDGRIWGRGACDDKYGIAVAIFLMRLLKDLGIILDYDLFFTAYSDEEHGGGNGALASCLKYPCDDYLNMDCKKFEIWNCAIGGQVVKATVRSKTPVDSCAVVADGLFLVKEEFFKFKERRLQEISADPHYTGTVIPDTSMRIMEFTAGKAGNDLDVGYINVVFYTTKTEKEIQEEFKLMKEVLKPKLDALGLELVEIKPTTRFFHYAPSQDNNPVIKLLNEVSEKIGNGPLTVCGSCLSDLSLFIKYGSPRAISFGIGRDFDEYGGAHQTDEFIDCDELVRLAKIVGVFLLEY from the coding sequence ATGAACGATTTACATGAAAAATTAATTAACGCAATTGAAGAGCGGAAAGATGAACTTTTTAATATACTTTCTAAACTAATCCAAACAAATTCTGAAAACTTTGGTTCCTATGGAAACGAACTAGAATGTGCGCAGTACATTCTTAAACTATTTCAAGACATGGGAGTCCAGGCAGATTTATATTCTCCGGACTCGGTAGAAGGAATGACTTCACATCCTGATTATCTGCCTGGAAGATCGTTACATAACCGGCCTAATGTTACTGCCTGGATTCCTGGGAATTATTTGGCGGCCGGTCAAAGTAAAGAACCTAAAAGAAAGCTTATGCTTGCGGCACATTCTGATACCATGCCTGTTGGGGATGAATCAAAATGGAGTGTTCCACCCTTGGGAGGAATAATCCGTGACGGGCGTATTTGGGGGAGAGGTGCTTGTGATGACAAATATGGTATTGCTGTTGCCATTTTTCTAATGAGACTATTAAAGGATTTAGGAATTATCCTTGACTATGATTTGTTCTTTACAGCTTATTCAGATGAAGAGCACGGCGGAGGTAACGGCGCACTTGCTTCTTGCCTTAAATATCCCTGCGATGACTACTTAAATATGGATTGTAAAAAATTTGAAATATGGAATTGTGCGATCGGAGGCCAGGTTGTAAAAGCTACAGTACGATCAAAGACACCTGTGGATTCATGTGCAGTTGTTGCTGATGGGCTTTTTCTGGTAAAAGAAGAATTTTTTAAATTTAAGGAGAGACGTCTGCAAGAAATATCTGCAGATCCCCATTATACCGGAACTGTTATTCCTGATACTTCCATGAGGATAATGGAGTTTACTGCGGGCAAGGCTGGAAATGACCTGGATGTTGGCTATATTAATGTTGTGTTTTATACGACAAAGACAGAAAAAGAGATTCAGGAAGAGTTTAAATTAATGAAAGAAGTTCTTAAGCCAAAACTTGATGCTTTGGGATTGGAACTGGTAGAAATAAAACCAACTACTAGATTTTTCCATTACGCACCCTCCCAAGATAATAATCCTGTTATAAAACTGCTTAATGAGGTGTCTGAAAAGATTGGAAACGGACCACTTACTGTTTGCGGTTCTTGCTTGTCAGATCTTTCACTTTTTATAAAATATGGGAGCCCTCGTGCCATAAGCTTTGGCATAGGAAGGGATTTTGACGAATATGGAGGAGCGCACCAGACAGATGAGTTTATAGATTGTGATGAATTGGTTAGGTTAGCTAAG
- the efp gene encoding elongation factor P, which translates to MISAGEFKNGITFDMDGQVYQVVEFQHVKPGKGAAFVRTKLKNIVTGATIEKTFAPTDKMPKAHIDRRDMQYLYNDGELYYFMDTETFEQLPLSSEQIGDHLKFVKENMIVKILSYKGNIFGIEPPTFVELEVTHTEPGFKGDTATGTTKPATVETGATIKVPLFVNEGDIIRIDTRTGEYIERV; encoded by the coding sequence ATGATATCTGCAGGAGAATTTAAAAACGGAATTACTTTTGATATGGATGGACAGGTATATCAGGTTGTAGAATTTCAACATGTAAAGCCAGGAAAAGGAGCAGCTTTCGTAAGAACCAAGCTGAAAAACATTGTTACTGGTGCTACAATTGAAAAAACATTTGCTCCTACCGATAAAATGCCCAAAGCTCATATAGATAGAAGGGATATGCAATATCTGTATAATGATGGTGAATTATATTATTTTATGGATACAGAAACCTTCGAACAGTTGCCTCTAAGTTCTGAGCAGATTGGAGATCACTTAAAATTTGTCAAAGAAAATATGATAGTAAAAATACTCTCATATAAAGGTAATATTTTTGGAATTGAGCCTCCCACTTTTGTAGAACTGGAAGTTACTCATACCGAACCTGGTTTCAAGGGAGACACAGCTACCGGAACTACAAAGCCTGCAACTGTAGAAACAGGTGCCACCATAAAAGTTCCGTTGTTTGTAAATGAAGGAGACATAATAAGGATAGATACAAGAACCGGAGAGTATATTGAAAGAGTATAA
- a CDS encoding aminopeptidase P family protein produces MLHIENRLKKLREKMIQKNLDAVLVTKRENYFYLSGFTGTSANLIITKDEALLVTDFRYVEQAEKQSPDFQVIKYSGTLSDFVSNILLDRNIKTLGFEEMAIPFGRLMEYKEKLGNMELVPLNGILENLRIIKDQEEINTIKKAVEIADNAYAYILKFIKPGMAEIEVAAEIEYFMRKQGAASASFDIIVASGKRAAMPHGVASEKKLEFGDVVTLDYGALYKGYCSDITRTFFLGKADEELRNIYSIVLEAQQKSLEKAAKGMKGSEVDYIARDIITKAGYGENFGHGLGHGVGLEIHEEPRFSPYAGNTEMENGMVVTVEPGIYITGLGGVRIEDMIVINDNSPIVLTGATKEMIIL; encoded by the coding sequence ATGCTTCATATTGAAAACAGGTTAAAGAAACTGAGAGAAAAGATGATTCAAAAAAACCTGGATGCCGTATTGGTAACAAAGCGTGAAAATTATTTTTACTTATCCGGTTTTACAGGTACTTCCGCCAATTTGATTATTACTAAAGATGAAGCTTTGCTTGTGACGGATTTCAGATATGTAGAGCAGGCGGAAAAACAGTCACCTGATTTTCAGGTTATTAAGTATTCAGGTACATTGTCAGACTTTGTTTCTAATATTCTGCTGGACAGAAATATAAAAACACTGGGTTTTGAAGAAATGGCCATACCTTTTGGCAGATTAATGGAATACAAAGAAAAATTAGGGAATATGGAGTTGGTACCACTTAATGGTATATTGGAAAACTTAAGAATTATAAAAGATCAGGAAGAAATAAATACTATAAAAAAAGCAGTTGAAATAGCTGATAATGCATACGCTTATATACTTAAATTTATCAAGCCCGGAATGGCTGAGATAGAAGTAGCTGCTGAGATTGAATACTTTATGAGAAAACAGGGTGCTGCCAGTGCATCTTTTGATATTATAGTCGCATCAGGAAAGCGCGCAGCGATGCCTCACGGAGTTGCTTCAGAAAAAAAGTTGGAGTTTGGAGATGTTGTTACTTTAGACTATGGAGCTTTATATAAAGGATATTGTTCCGACATAACCCGTACATTTTTTTTAGGTAAAGCAGATGAAGAGCTAAGAAATATATATTCTATTGTATTAGAAGCTCAACAAAAATCATTGGAAAAAGCAGCCAAAGGCATGAAAGGTTCGGAAGTAGATTATATTGCAAGAGATATTATTACAAAAGCAGGCTATGGAGAAAATTTCGGTCATGGCCTTGGCCATGGGGTAGGCCTTGAAATACATGAGGAACCAAGATTTTCACCCTATGCAGGAAATACAGAAATGGAAAACGGAATGGTTGTGACCGTTGAACCTGGCATATATATAACCGGCCTGGGTGGAGTGAGGATAGAGGATATGATTGTAATTAATGATAACTCACCTATAGTTTTAACAGGAGCAACAAAAGAGATGATAATACTATAA
- the aroQ gene encoding type II 3-dehydroquinate dehydratase, with translation MKKILVINGPNLNLLGTRERDVYGSATLKDIEEMVRQEANKIGFSVDFFQSNHEGDIIDLIHKAREEYFAVILNAGAYTHYSIAIRDAVKAVDIPVIEVHMSNIYNREEFRSKSVISPVCKGQISGFGVGSYILAVHACKLFAD, from the coding sequence ATGAAAAAAATCCTTGTAATAAACGGCCCAAATCTAAATCTTCTTGGAACAAGGGAAAGAGATGTTTATGGTTCTGCAACTCTGAAAGATATAGAAGAAATGGTGCGGCAGGAAGCGAATAAAATAGGGTTTAGTGTTGATTTCTTTCAATCCAACCATGAGGGTGACATTATTGACCTGATACATAAAGCCAGGGAGGAATATTTCGCAGTTATTCTAAATGCAGGTGCCTACACTCATTACAGCATTGCAATCAGGGATGCTGTTAAAGCAGTTGATATACCAGTTATTGAAGTTCATATGTCAAATATATATAACAGAGAGGAATTTAGAAGCAAGTCTGTTATTTCACCTGTATGCAAAGGACAGATTAGTGGATTCGGAGTCGGGAGCTATATTCTTGCAGTTCATGCCTGCAAATTATTCGCCGATTAA
- a CDS encoding TIM barrel protein yields the protein MIRFGPSGNSQSFYDQGFKSSLQMPGWLAGMGLNAYEYQCNRGVNIRESTAKAIGEEALKNNVFISIHAPYYINLSSQEESKRTNSKNYILDTMKVANWMQAERVVVHTGSCTKMDRRFALELAIQVLRDTIKEADSMGLSHITICPEVLGKVNQLGTIEEIVEMCKIDERLIPTIDFGHIHARGMGSLNTPRDFENIIDYIGNELGTERMKRLHIHFSRVEYSQGGEKKHWTMEDTQYGPEFEHLAVVLIKKKMEPVIICESRDFMAEDALKMKKIYENLLNKM from the coding sequence ATGATAAGATTTGGCCCCTCGGGGAATTCACAAAGTTTTTATGACCAAGGCTTTAAATCGTCTCTGCAGATGCCCGGCTGGCTTGCCGGCATGGGTCTTAACGCCTATGAATACCAGTGTAACAGAGGTGTGAATATAAGAGAATCTACCGCAAAGGCAATAGGAGAAGAAGCATTAAAAAACAATGTATTCATTAGTATTCATGCTCCTTACTATATAAACCTTTCAAGCCAGGAGGAGAGCAAACGCACTAATTCCAAGAATTATATTCTTGATACCATGAAAGTTGCCAACTGGATGCAGGCAGAAAGGGTGGTAGTCCATACAGGATCATGTACAAAAATGGATAGAAGGTTTGCCTTGGAACTGGCAATACAGGTTCTGAGAGATACTATAAAAGAGGCTGATTCCATGGGCCTTTCTCATATTACCATTTGCCCTGAGGTTCTTGGCAAGGTAAACCAGCTCGGTACCATTGAAGAAATTGTGGAGATGTGCAAAATAGATGAAAGACTAATTCCAACTATTGATTTTGGACATATTCATGCCAGAGGAATGGGCTCACTGAATACTCCCCGGGACTTTGAAAATATTATAGATTATATAGGAAATGAATTGGGAACAGAGAGAATGAAAAGGTTGCATATACATTTTAGCCGTGTGGAATATTCACAAGGAGGAGAAAAAAAACACTGGACAATGGAAGATACCCAGTATGGTCCTGAGTTTGAACATCTGGCAGTGGTTTTGATTAAGAAGAAAATGGAGCCGGTAATTATTTGTGAATCAAGAGATTTCATGGCAGAGGATGCTCTCAAGATGAAAAAAATATATGAAAACTTATTAAATAAAATGTAA
- a CDS encoding prepilin peptidase — protein MNNNIYTVNFTTANIAVVILIFIAGLFVGSFLNICIYSIPRNQSIVDSIKHLITRNRNCKFYTECRIRSILVELLTGLTYMLLYLKYGLSIDFFACIYIMGILLVVLFIDIDKKIIPDKLVLAGLAGGFFLFIYNLFQPVIIFGDRKWWNPILGAVTGSGILFLTSLTALLFYKTDQAIGMGDVKIFIPIGFFLGWKMTIVALLVSIFLGGFTSFILIIFRVKNRKSTIAFGPFIVTGTFVTLLWGWDILKWYLGILF, from the coding sequence ATGAATAATAATATTTACACTGTTAATTTTACAACTGCTAATATAGCCGTGGTTATTTTAATATTTATTGCAGGGCTTTTTGTAGGCTCATTTTTGAATATATGCATTTACAGCATTCCCAGGAATCAGTCAATAGTAGATTCAATTAAACATTTAATTACCAGAAACCGAAACTGTAAATTTTATACCGAATGCAGAATAAGAAGCATTTTGGTAGAATTGCTGACAGGTTTGACATATATGCTCTTATATTTAAAATATGGGCTTAGTATTGACTTTTTTGCATGTATATATATAATGGGCATACTACTGGTTGTACTATTTATAGATATCGATAAAAAAATAATACCTGATAAACTTGTTCTGGCAGGTTTGGCAGGTGGATTTTTTTTGTTTATATATAATCTGTTCCAACCTGTTATAATATTCGGTGACAGGAAATGGTGGAACCCTATTCTTGGAGCAGTAACAGGTTCGGGTATTCTATTTTTGACATCTCTGACGGCATTATTGTTTTATAAAACTGATCAAGCCATAGGTATGGGAGATGTAAAGATATTCATACCTATAGGTTTTTTCCTGGGATGGAAAATGACAATAGTTGCTCTCCTGGTGTCAATCTTTCTTGGAGGATTCACTAGTTTCATTCTTATTATCTTCAGGGTTAAGAACAGGAAAAGCACGATAGCTTTTGGACCTTTCATTGTAACAGGTACTTTTGTAACGCTTTTATGGGGATGGGACATTTTAAAATGGTATTTAGGTATTCTATTTTAG
- a CDS encoding shikimate dehydrogenase, whose amino-acid sequence MDIESMVTGKTRVIGIIGNPIEHSISPQLHNTLSRQLGLNIIYVPFKVEGSDLGCAVKGLKCLNVLGFNVTIPYKESIISYLDEITEEAELMGSVNTVKNIEGKLFGFNTDARGFVQSFTKEAKATFKDKTVAIIGAGGTARALAVKIALEESRKIYIINRTLQKAEEIASRINDKIGNVALAVNLDSKESTLALSEADILVNTTPLGMYPDTERTPLNKDFRFSKNQIVFDVIYNPRKTLFLARAEECGCTIVNGFGMLISQGIQAYEIWTDTKIPSTLSEQVQDLLLKYI is encoded by the coding sequence ATGGACATTGAAAGCATGGTTACAGGTAAAACAAGAGTAATTGGCATAATAGGAAATCCTATTGAGCATTCAATATCACCTCAGCTTCATAATACTTTAAGCAGGCAACTGGGATTGAATATAATTTATGTGCCTTTTAAAGTTGAAGGAAGTGACCTGGGATGTGCGGTAAAAGGGCTAAAATGTCTGAATGTTCTTGGATTTAATGTGACTATCCCGTACAAAGAAAGTATTATAAGCTATCTTGATGAGATAACTGAAGAAGCTGAACTTATGGGATCTGTGAATACAGTTAAAAATATTGAAGGAAAATTATTTGGTTTTAATACCGATGCCAGGGGATTTGTTCAGTCCTTTACCAAAGAGGCAAAGGCAACATTTAAAGACAAAACCGTTGCTATTATTGGAGCAGGAGGAACGGCAAGAGCTCTTGCAGTTAAAATTGCTCTTGAAGAATCCAGAAAAATATATATAATAAACAGAACCTTGCAAAAAGCAGAGGAAATAGCAAGTAGGATAAATGATAAAATAGGGAATGTTGCCCTGGCTGTTAATCTGGACAGTAAGGAAAGTACATTAGCCCTGTCTGAAGCAGACATATTGGTTAACACAACTCCATTAGGGATGTATCCGGACACAGAAAGAACTCCTTTAAATAAGGATTTCAGATTTTCTAAAAACCAGATAGTTTTTGATGTAATATACAATCCAAGAAAAACATTATTTCTTGCAAGAGCCGAAGAATGTGGCTGTACCATAGTTAATGGTTTTGGAATGCTGATATCGCAAGGCATACAAGCATATGAAATATGGACGGATACAAAAATACCCAGCACACTTTCAGAACAAGTTCAGGATTTGTTATTGAAATATATATAA
- a CDS encoding YqeG family HAD IIIA-type phosphatase, whose amino-acid sequence MVEIFFPDAYLDKVQDIDLDMLKKKNIKGLILDIDNTLVPSHVSEADDKAFQWIERLKENGFEICIVSNATKKRVEKFNEKLKVYAIHRAVKPFLGAYKRAMVLMGTKPEETAVVGDQIFTDIYGGNRLGMLTILVKPLHKKEFFFVKLKRWPEKYILKKYHDYRMRSAKLYKY is encoded by the coding sequence ATGGTAGAAATTTTTTTCCCAGATGCGTATTTAGACAAGGTACAGGATATAGATCTGGACATGTTAAAAAAGAAGAATATAAAGGGATTAATTTTGGACATTGACAATACTCTGGTTCCGTCACATGTATCAGAAGCAGATGACAAGGCATTTCAATGGATAGAAAGATTAAAGGAAAATGGATTTGAAATATGTATTGTATCTAACGCAACGAAAAAAAGGGTAGAAAAATTTAATGAAAAATTAAAAGTATATGCAATTCACAGGGCGGTAAAACCCTTTCTGGGAGCTTATAAAAGAGCAATGGTACTAATGGGCACAAAACCTGAGGAGACTGCAGTAGTAGGAGATCAGATTTTTACAGATATTTATGGAGGAAACAGGCTTGGTATGTTAACCATACTTGTTAAGCCATTACATAAAAAAGAATTTTTCTTTGTTAAATTAAAAAGATGGCCTGAAAAATATATATTAAAAAAATACCATGATTATAGGATGCGTTCCGCAAAGTTGTATAAGTATTAA
- the dgoD gene encoding galactonate dehydratase — MKIKTMELFKVPPRWLFLKITTESGLVGWGEPIVEGKADTVAAAVEEMKEYVIGRNANDIEDIWQVLYRGAFYRGGPILCSAISGIEQALWDIKGKYLNVPVYELLGGSVRDKVRVYCWIGGDRPSNVAEAAKEKLSQGYTAIKMNATEEVAWIDNFKKVQEVLDRVGAIRDEVGYGLDIAVDFHGRVHKAMARVLMKELEPYKLMFVEEPVLTENEEVFAELRRHTCIPIATGERNYTRWGFKNMLHAGGVDIIQPDLSHAGGILEVKKIAAMAEAYDVAVAPHCPLGPIALAACLQLDFCTPNAFIQEQSLEIHYNQGADLLDYLEDPGVFEYKQGYVSKLMKPGLGITVNEEKVKEMAKIGHNWKNPVWRTFDGVVAEW, encoded by the coding sequence GTGAAGATTAAAACTATGGAACTTTTTAAAGTGCCTCCAAGGTGGCTGTTTCTCAAAATCACAACAGAATCAGGCTTAGTTGGCTGGGGAGAACCTATTGTCGAGGGGAAAGCAGATACTGTAGCGGCTGCTGTAGAGGAAATGAAAGAATATGTCATTGGTAGAAACGCAAATGATATTGAAGATATATGGCAGGTTTTATACCGCGGTGCTTTTTATCGTGGAGGCCCTATTTTGTGCAGTGCCATTTCTGGTATTGAACAAGCACTTTGGGATATTAAAGGGAAATATTTAAATGTACCTGTCTACGAACTGCTGGGAGGTTCAGTAAGGGATAAAGTAAGAGTATACTGCTGGATTGGTGGAGACAGGCCTTCCAATGTAGCTGAAGCTGCAAAAGAAAAGCTCAGTCAGGGATATACAGCCATAAAAATGAACGCAACCGAAGAAGTTGCATGGATTGATAACTTTAAAAAAGTCCAGGAAGTTCTTGACCGGGTAGGTGCCATAAGAGATGAAGTAGGATACGGCCTGGACATAGCAGTAGATTTCCATGGACGTGTACATAAGGCTATGGCGCGAGTGTTGATGAAAGAACTGGAACCCTACAAGTTAATGTTTGTTGAAGAGCCAGTACTTACAGAAAATGAGGAAGTTTTCGCTGAGCTTCGAAGACATACCTGCATACCCATAGCAACAGGAGAAAGAAATTATACGCGATGGGGCTTTAAAAACATGCTGCATGCAGGTGGAGTAGATATAATTCAGCCTGATTTGAGCCATGCCGGAGGTATCCTTGAAGTAAAGAAAATAGCTGCGATGGCTGAGGCCTACGATGTTGCAGTAGCTCCGCACTGCCCGTTAGGTCCAATTGCATTGGCCGCTTGCCTCCAATTGGATTTCTGTACTCCAAATGCCTTTATTCAGGAACAAAGCCTGGAAATTCATTATAATCAGGGTGCAGATCTGCTTGATTATTTAGAAGATCCTGGAGTTTTTGAATACAAACAGGGATATGTAAGCAAACTTATGAAGCCCGGCCTTGGTATTACTGTGAACGAAGAAAAAGTGAAAGAGATGGCAAAGATCGGCCACAACTGGAAGAATCCGGTATGGCGTACCTTTGATGGAGTTGTGGCAGAATGGTAG
- a CDS encoding branched-chain amino acid aminotransferase, with product MSLKISIQKTSSPKEKPDQNKLGFGKYFTDHMFIMDYTEGKGWHDARIVPYGPLEVNPAISVIHYGQAIFEGLKAYRTKEGKILLFRPWENMKRMNASADRLCMPQIDVDGAVEAIKTLVNIDKDWIPTAEGTSLYIRPFMFSTDPYLGVKPSLTYKFVIILSPVGAYYPQGINPVSIYVENEYVRAVRGGTGAAKAGGNYAASLKAQAIAEKKGYIQVLWLDGVERKYVEEVGSMNVFFKIDGEVVTPALQGSILPGITRASCIELLKSFGIKVTERKISAQELFDAHAEGKLEEAFGTGTAAVISPIGELNWNNNKIIINDGKIGQISKKLYDTLTGIQYGVLEDKFNWTVEV from the coding sequence ATGTCTTTAAAGATAAGCATTCAAAAAACAAGTTCTCCAAAAGAAAAACCTGACCAGAATAAGCTAGGATTTGGAAAATATTTTACAGACCATATGTTCATTATGGATTATACAGAAGGAAAAGGATGGCATGATGCCAGAATAGTTCCTTATGGACCCTTAGAAGTAAATCCTGCTATTTCAGTTATTCACTATGGACAAGCAATTTTTGAAGGTCTTAAAGCTTACAGGACAAAAGAAGGAAAAATCTTACTGTTCAGACCATGGGAAAATATGAAAAGAATGAATGCAAGTGCTGACAGATTATGTATGCCGCAAATTGATGTTGATGGTGCTGTTGAAGCTATAAAAACTCTCGTGAATATTGATAAGGATTGGATTCCAACTGCAGAAGGCACTTCTTTGTACATAAGGCCGTTTATGTTTTCAACAGATCCCTATCTTGGAGTAAAACCTTCTTTAACTTATAAGTTTGTTATAATTCTGTCCCCTGTTGGCGCTTATTATCCCCAGGGAATCAATCCGGTAAGCATATATGTAGAAAATGAATATGTACGTGCAGTAAGAGGCGGAACAGGTGCAGCAAAAGCAGGAGGAAATTATGCTGCCAGTCTTAAGGCGCAAGCTATTGCTGAGAAAAAAGGTTACATCCAGGTTCTGTGGCTTGATGGTGTGGAAAGAAAATATGTTGAGGAAGTCGGATCAATGAATGTATTTTTCAAGATTGATGGAGAAGTTGTAACTCCGGCTCTTCAGGGAAGTATTTTACCTGGAATTACCAGGGCTTCATGCATTGAACTTCTAAAAAGCTTTGGCATAAAAGTTACGGAAAGAAAGATATCCGCACAGGAGTTATTTGATGCCCATGCCGAGGGAAAACTGGAAGAAGCTTTCGGTACCGGTACTGCCGCTGTTATTTCACCAATTGGAGAATTAAACTGGAACAACAATAAAATTATTATAAACGACGGCAAAATAGGCCAAATCTCCAAAAAGCTTTATGATACACTTACAGGTATCCAGTATGGTGTCCTGGAGGACAAATTTAACTGGACAGTTGAGGTATAA
- a CDS encoding sporulation integral membrane protein YlbJ produces the protein MALKVKKPIWVLYLDQLLLPLICILFILLLMSFSKTAVVSASEGLSLWINIVFPSLFPFFVASYVLNSTGFMKAAGVLFEPIMWPLFKIPGCGSFAFAMGITSGYPMGAVVTTGLYEQGLLTKNQAERLLAFTNNSGPLFIIGAVATGMLGKAGLGIYLLVCHVAASLTVGIILRFFRDRDDPGNKSGSKIIKKFKRELFSTGKSRTNIGILFGDAVKNSIMTLFTIGGFIILFSVIINLLIETGFIEKISVIISTLLKPLKIDTSSIIPVISGFFEITTGVNTASKTFFGNLAQQLSVISFIIGWAGLSVHFQVFSIISRTNLSLKPYLFGKLLHGIFSATYAWAGIKILGFPVEQIKEVFGQEYSDGTINWYLSIMSSCKYLFITLAVIGTIIILSCLFKPAYPRTKLKSRV, from the coding sequence TTGGCATTGAAGGTTAAAAAGCCCATCTGGGTGTTATACTTAGATCAACTGTTATTACCTTTAATATGTATATTATTTATATTATTACTGATGTCTTTTTCCAAAACGGCAGTTGTATCAGCCTCTGAAGGACTGAGTCTCTGGATCAATATTGTATTCCCTTCCCTCTTTCCTTTTTTTGTAGCATCCTATGTATTAAACAGCACAGGTTTCATGAAAGCAGCAGGAGTGTTATTTGAACCTATAATGTGGCCTCTTTTTAAAATACCGGGCTGCGGATCTTTTGCTTTCGCTATGGGAATAACCTCCGGTTATCCCATGGGTGCTGTAGTGACTACTGGATTATATGAGCAAGGTCTGCTTACAAAAAATCAGGCTGAAAGGCTTTTGGCTTTTACCAACAACTCCGGTCCATTATTTATTATAGGTGCGGTCGCAACTGGAATGCTTGGGAAAGCAGGATTAGGCATATACCTGCTAGTTTGCCATGTTGCAGCATCACTTACCGTGGGTATAATTCTCAGATTTTTCAGGGACAGGGATGATCCCGGTAATAAGTCCGGCTCAAAAATAATAAAAAAATTTAAGAGAGAATTGTTTTCCACTGGGAAATCCAGAACAAATATAGGTATATTATTTGGTGATGCGGTTAAAAACTCAATTATGACCCTGTTTACCATTGGAGGATTCATAATTCTTTTTTCAGTAATTATTAACTTGCTGATAGAAACAGGATTTATAGAAAAAATTTCTGTAATAATATCAACGTTACTAAAACCACTCAAAATTGATACCAGTTCTATAATTCCGGTTATCAGCGGTTTTTTTGAAATTACTACAGGAGTTAATACAGCCAGTAAAACATTTTTTGGAAACCTTGCCCAGCAACTTTCTGTTATAAGCTTTATCATCGGATGGGCAGGACTTTCAGTGCATTTTCAGGTATTTAGCATTATCAGTAGAACTAATCTTTCATTAAAGCCTTATTTGTTCGGAAAGCTTCTCCATGGAATATTTTCAGCTACTTATGCCTGGGCTGGCATAAAAATTTTAGGATTTCCTGTTGAACAAATAAAAGAGGTATTTGGGCAGGAATACTCTGATGGTACAATCAACTGGTATTTAAGTATAATGTCATCCTGCAAATACCTTTTTATTACTTTAGCGGTTATTGGGACCATAATTATATTGTCTTGCCTGTTTAAGCCGGCCTATCCCAGAACAAAGCTAAAGAGCAGGGTATAG
- a CDS encoding ATPase, which yields MEILSILETLEDVVERSITLPFSGKSLVDKEELLEIIKEIRLKLPDDIKQAKWITEERQRILLEAQKEASEYQKQAEEKLAALVDEHEITRKAYEQAEEIIANAQKGAREIRLGTKEYADEMLNNVEKILNDALNVIRMNRQELK from the coding sequence ATGGAAATATTATCAATTCTTGAAACATTGGAGGATGTTGTTGAAAGGAGTATAACCCTGCCATTCTCAGGCAAATCTCTTGTAGACAAGGAAGAATTGTTAGAGATAATTAAAGAAATCAGGCTTAAACTTCCTGACGACATCAAACAGGCAAAATGGATAACAGAAGAAAGACAGAGAATTCTGTTGGAAGCACAGAAAGAAGCAAGTGAATATCAGAAGCAGGCTGAAGAAAAACTGGCTGCCCTTGTTGATGAACATGAAATTACCAGAAAAGCATATGAGCAAGCTGAAGAGATTATTGCCAATGCACAGAAAGGTGCAAGGGAAATCAGGCTGGGTACCAAAGAATATGCTGATGAAATGCTTAATAATGTAGAAAAGATACTTAATGATGCACTGAACGTGATAAGGATGAACAGGCAAGAATTAAAATAA